One segment of Olsenella uli DSM 7084 DNA contains the following:
- the hisF gene encoding imidazole glycerol phosphate synthase subunit HisF: protein MLTKRVIPCLDVKDGRVVKGVNFVGLRDAGDPVELASAYDREGADEVVFLDITATSDDRGTTVELASRAAEELHIPYTVGGGLRDVDGMRQMISVGADKVSVNSAAVRDPMLVSAAASAFGSQAVVCAIDARRVEGPRDRWEVYVAGGRTATGIDAVAWAEEVARRGAGEILLTSMDRDGTKVGFDLALTRTVARAVPIPVIASGGVGTLEHFAEGIIEGEADAVLAAGVFHFGTFSIRQVKEYMASQGIPVRLDF, encoded by the coding sequence ATGCTTACCAAGCGCGTCATACCCTGCCTGGACGTGAAGGACGGACGTGTCGTGAAGGGCGTGAACTTCGTCGGGCTGCGAGACGCGGGCGACCCCGTGGAGCTCGCCTCCGCGTATGACCGTGAGGGTGCCGACGAGGTTGTCTTCCTGGACATCACGGCTACCTCCGACGATCGTGGGACCACTGTCGAGTTGGCTAGCCGTGCGGCAGAGGAGCTGCACATCCCCTACACCGTGGGCGGTGGACTCCGTGACGTCGACGGCATGCGCCAGATGATCTCGGTCGGTGCCGACAAGGTCTCGGTGAACTCCGCCGCCGTACGCGACCCGATGCTCGTGAGTGCTGCGGCTTCTGCCTTTGGCAGCCAGGCCGTGGTGTGCGCGATTGACGCCCGACGCGTCGAGGGGCCTCGTGACCGCTGGGAGGTCTACGTCGCTGGCGGACGCACGGCAACGGGAATCGATGCCGTGGCGTGGGCCGAGGAGGTAGCACGTCGTGGCGCCGGCGAGATCCTCCTCACCAGCATGGATCGTGATGGCACCAAGGTCGGCTTCGACCTCGCGCTGACACGGACCGTCGCGCGCGCGGTCCCCATACCCGTCATCGCTTCCGGTGGCGTGGGCACGCTCGAGCACTTCGCCGAGGGCATCATCGAGGGAGAGGCGGATGCCGTGCTGGCGGCCGGCGTCTTCCACTTCGGCACCTTCTCGATTCGCCAGGTGAAGGAGTACATGGCCTCACAGGGCATTCCCGTGAGACTGGACTTTTAG
- a CDS encoding 1-(5-phosphoribosyl)-5-[(5-phosphoribosylamino)methylideneamino]imidazole-4-carboxamide isomerase: protein MILFPAIDLLDGRVVRLRRGERSRVDVYSADASAVARDFAARGATWVHVVDLSAAFGEDASSLERNRRAVRGICGVDGIAVDMGGGVRDLATIERLLGCGVRRIAVGTALVRDPSFACDAAREFGELLVADVAARAGEVRVSGWCEGEGMRADDLVARLADMGFRHLVFTDVERDGMQTGIDADAYRHIAGIAGFPVVASGGIATLDDIRTLAAAGPDVIEGAITGRALYEGSFTLEEALAAAWRSS from the coding sequence GTGATCCTCTTTCCCGCCATCGACCTGCTCGACGGACGCGTCGTCCGCCTGAGGCGCGGTGAGCGCTCGCGGGTGGACGTCTACTCCGCAGACGCGAGCGCCGTGGCTCGCGACTTCGCTGCCCGTGGCGCGACCTGGGTCCATGTGGTCGACCTCTCTGCGGCCTTCGGCGAGGACGCGTCCTCCCTCGAGCGGAACCGGCGTGCGGTACGTGGGATCTGCGGTGTGGACGGCATCGCGGTCGACATGGGAGGCGGCGTACGCGACCTTGCGACCATCGAACGCCTCCTGGGCTGTGGCGTCCGGCGCATCGCCGTGGGCACTGCGCTCGTGCGCGACCCCAGCTTCGCGTGTGATGCCGCGCGCGAGTTTGGCGAGCTCCTCGTGGCTGACGTGGCCGCCCGTGCCGGCGAGGTCCGCGTGAGCGGATGGTGCGAGGGTGAGGGCATGCGCGCCGACGACCTGGTCGCACGCCTGGCTGACATGGGCTTCCGTCACCTGGTCTTCACGGACGTCGAGCGCGACGGCATGCAGACGGGCATCGATGCGGATGCGTACCGCCACATCGCCGGCATCGCGGGGTTCCCGGTGGTGGCCTCCGGCGGTATCGCCACGCTCGACGACATCCGCACGCTCGCCGCCGCCGGCCCTGACGTGATCGAGGGCGCCATCACGGGCCGCGCCCTCTACGAGGGGAGCTTCACGCTGGAGGAGGCGCTTGCGGCCGCATGGCGGTCGAGCTGA
- the hisH gene encoding imidazole glycerol phosphate synthase subunit HisH → MRGDIVVVNYHKGNLQSVVRGVNAAGGHAFASDEPADIDRAAAVILPGVGAFEDAMAYMRQSGQADAIVGRIGAGVPFLGICLGLHLLFQRGAERSAGHRGNGEWVGGLGVLEGSVARLESSRLKVPHVGWDQAHLTEHGRRCPLFVDVPEGANVYFTHSYATTDDIDGGIVAATTHYACSFASGVWKDNVFGVQFHPEKSSHAGMRILSNFVNVARG, encoded by the coding sequence ATGCGCGGCGACATCGTGGTGGTTAACTACCACAAGGGAAACCTACAGAGCGTGGTGCGCGGCGTCAACGCCGCAGGGGGCCATGCGTTCGCCAGCGACGAGCCTGCCGACATCGACCGCGCCGCCGCCGTGATCCTGCCGGGTGTGGGCGCGTTCGAGGATGCGATGGCCTACATGCGGCAAAGCGGCCAGGCCGACGCCATCGTGGGCCGCATCGGTGCGGGCGTGCCCTTTCTGGGCATCTGCCTGGGTCTCCACCTGCTGTTCCAGCGAGGTGCCGAACGTTCGGCGGGCCACCGTGGCAACGGCGAGTGGGTGGGTGGTCTTGGCGTGCTCGAGGGTTCGGTCGCACGCCTGGAGTCCTCGCGGCTCAAGGTCCCACATGTGGGCTGGGACCAGGCGCACCTTACCGAGCATGGCCGCAGGTGCCCGCTTTTCGTGGACGTCCCTGAGGGGGCGAACGTCTACTTCACGCACTCCTATGCCACGACGGATGACATCGACGGCGGCATCGTGGCGGCCACCACGCACTACGCATGCAGCTTTGCCTCCGGCGTGTGGAAGGACAACGTCTTCGGCGTGCAGTTCCATCCCGAGAAGTCGTCGCACGCCGGCATGCGGATCCTCTCCAACTTCGTGAACGTGGCGAGGGGGTAG
- the hisB gene encoding imidazoleglycerol-phosphate dehydratase HisB, producing the protein MNRRATITRKTGETDVMVTLDLDGSGKVDVETGVGFFDHMLNAFGRHALVDLTVRAKGDTWVDDHHTVEDVGIVMGRAIAQALGDRSGITRFSDACVPMDEALVLAAVDISGRGELFWDVPIAAEKVGSFDTELGHEFFAGLARDAGITLHLRRMAGENAHHVLECTFKAAARALRLACGPDPRVSGVPSTKGSLS; encoded by the coding sequence ATGAACAGGCGTGCGACGATCACGCGAAAGACGGGCGAGACCGACGTCATGGTCACGCTCGACCTCGATGGGTCGGGGAAGGTGGATGTCGAGACGGGAGTCGGATTCTTCGACCACATGCTGAATGCCTTCGGCCGCCACGCGCTCGTGGACCTCACGGTCCGCGCGAAGGGCGACACCTGGGTGGATGATCACCACACCGTGGAGGACGTGGGCATCGTCATGGGGCGGGCCATCGCGCAGGCGCTGGGCGACAGGAGCGGCATCACGCGCTTCTCGGACGCCTGCGTTCCCATGGACGAGGCGCTCGTCCTCGCGGCCGTCGACATCTCCGGTCGTGGTGAGCTGTTCTGGGACGTGCCCATAGCGGCCGAGAAGGTCGGCAGCTTCGACACCGAGCTGGGCCACGAGTTCTTCGCGGGCCTCGCCCGTGACGCTGGCATCACCCTGCACCTGCGCAGGATGGCCGGTGAGAACGCCCATCACGTGTTGGAATGCACCTTCAAGGCGGCGGCACGCGCGCTGCGCCTGGCGTGCGGGCCGGACCCGCGCGTGAGCGGCGTCCCCTCGACGAAGGGGAGCCTGTCGTGA
- the hisC gene encoding histidinol-phosphate transaminase, with product MSPGINDAVRAAMRPSAADLEPYDPAFLPASINLSANENGYGMPDDVQAHVEAALAKVVANRYPQPLSDALRSELAAWHGVDPDQVMVGNGGDELLFNLLLAFGGRDHALVNLPPTFSMYRLYAQLLETAVVDVPRDPDSFAVDVDALVTAARAASLVIVTSPNNPTGDLFPIGDTRRLCEACPGIVLLDEAYVEFAPEGSTAAPLLPEFENLAILHTLSKAFCLAGARIGYVLGSPSVVSALATVRQPYSVNVLSQAAALEVVRDRMSFSATIEEIEAERERLAGGLRQLVGLGVRVWPSAANFLLVRVPGAHEVHRQLRDERSILVRDFSATPGLDGCLRMTVGTPQENDAVLSALAEILKGGSR from the coding sequence ATGTCCCCAGGCATCAACGACGCGGTGCGGGCCGCCATGCGGCCCTCCGCGGCAGACCTCGAACCCTACGACCCCGCGTTCCTGCCGGCCAGCATCAACCTCTCGGCAAACGAGAACGGCTACGGCATGCCGGATGACGTCCAGGCCCATGTGGAGGCAGCCTTGGCCAAGGTCGTGGCCAACCGCTACCCCCAGCCGCTCTCGGATGCCCTGCGCTCGGAGCTCGCCGCGTGGCATGGCGTGGACCCCGACCAGGTCATGGTGGGAAACGGTGGCGATGAGCTGCTGTTCAACCTGCTTTTGGCGTTCGGTGGCCGTGACCATGCGCTCGTGAACCTGCCTCCCACCTTCTCCATGTATCGCCTGTACGCGCAGCTCCTCGAGACCGCGGTCGTGGACGTCCCGCGCGATCCCGACAGCTTCGCGGTCGATGTCGACGCGCTCGTGACGGCCGCGCGCGCCGCGAGCCTCGTGATCGTCACGTCGCCCAACAACCCCACGGGGGACCTGTTCCCCATAGGGGACACCCGCAGGCTCTGCGAGGCGTGCCCGGGCATCGTCCTTTTGGATGAGGCGTACGTGGAGTTTGCGCCCGAGGGTTCGACTGCGGCGCCGCTGCTCCCCGAGTTCGAGAACCTTGCCATCCTGCACACGCTCTCGAAGGCGTTCTGCCTGGCGGGCGCACGCATAGGCTACGTTCTGGGCTCTCCCTCGGTCGTGAGCGCGCTCGCGACGGTGCGCCAGCCCTATTCGGTCAATGTGCTCTCCCAGGCAGCGGCGCTGGAGGTGGTCAGGGACCGCATGTCCTTCTCGGCCACCATCGAGGAGATCGAGGCCGAGCGCGAGCGGCTTGCGGGAGGCCTTCGGCAGCTTGTGGGCCTGGGGGTCCGCGTGTGGCCTAGCGCGGCAAACTTCCTGCTGGTGCGCGTGCCAGGCGCACACGAGGTCCACCGTCAACTGCGCGACGAGCGCTCCATACTGGTGCGTGACTTCTCGGCCACGCCGGGGCTCGATGGCTGCCTGCGCATGACCGTGGGGACGCCCCAGGAGAACGACGCTGTCCTCTCCGCACTCGCGGAAATCCTCAAGGGAGGGTCACGATGA
- the hisD gene encoding histidinol dehydrogenase gives MRFVSLSTGQQLTRDDLRREGALPREVMEAAEGIVRAVREGGDRAVRDFCLKFDGACPDSFRVDGSVITDALGMVDPEFREALRRAAAQIREFHEREREQSWFTTRADGTVLGVKVTPVTSAALYVPGGRAQYPSTVLMGSIPAKVAGVERVIMVTPPQRDGSLSAYTLAAAAVAGVDEVYAVGGAQAIAAVAYGTQSIPPVEKIVGPGNAYVAAAKRCVSGDVGIDMVAGPSEVCVLADASADPAIVAADLMAQAEHDPMATCYLVTCDADLPQRVLDAVGLLVAQSPREGITRTSLAERGLVVCCATLGDAIDAVNVIAPEHLELHCQDAFSLLGRVRNAGAIFVGAWSSEPLGDYVAGPNHTLPTGGTARFSNPLGVYDFTKRSSVIGYSPEGLAVDGPAVQAMAQAEGLWAHALSVGMRRKLLAEGGEKFADPAAACADAMATAWPRRLSEPGVPRPSGGPA, from the coding sequence ATGAGGTTCGTGAGCCTTTCCACCGGACAGCAGCTCACCCGCGACGACCTGCGCCGCGAGGGTGCGCTTCCCCGCGAGGTCATGGAAGCGGCCGAGGGGATCGTGCGCGCCGTCCGCGAGGGTGGCGACCGGGCCGTGCGCGACTTCTGCCTGAAGTTCGACGGCGCGTGCCCTGACAGCTTCCGCGTGGACGGGTCTGTCATCACCGATGCGCTGGGCATGGTCGACCCGGAGTTCCGGGAGGCCCTGCGCAGGGCGGCCGCCCAGATTCGCGAGTTCCACGAGAGGGAGCGCGAGCAGTCCTGGTTCACCACCCGCGCGGACGGCACCGTCCTGGGCGTCAAGGTGACGCCCGTGACGTCTGCGGCGCTCTACGTGCCCGGTGGGCGCGCACAGTATCCCTCCACGGTCCTCATGGGCTCAATCCCCGCGAAGGTCGCCGGCGTCGAGCGCGTGATCATGGTCACGCCACCCCAGCGCGACGGCTCGCTTTCCGCCTACACCCTCGCCGCCGCCGCAGTCGCCGGCGTCGATGAGGTCTACGCCGTCGGGGGTGCCCAGGCAATCGCTGCGGTCGCCTATGGCACGCAGTCCATCCCTCCCGTCGAGAAGATCGTGGGCCCCGGCAACGCCTACGTCGCGGCAGCCAAGCGATGCGTGTCGGGTGACGTGGGCATCGACATGGTCGCCGGACCCTCCGAGGTGTGCGTCCTCGCGGATGCCAGCGCAGACCCCGCAATCGTCGCGGCGGACCTCATGGCCCAGGCCGAGCACGACCCCATGGCCACCTGCTACCTGGTGACCTGCGATGCCGACCTGCCCCAGCGCGTTCTCGACGCCGTGGGGCTCCTGGTCGCCCAGTCCCCGCGCGAGGGGATCACGCGCACCTCGCTTGCGGAGAGGGGCCTGGTGGTCTGCTGCGCCACCCTGGGCGATGCCATCGATGCGGTCAACGTGATTGCCCCGGAGCACCTCGAGCTTCACTGCCAAGACGCGTTCTCGCTTTTGGGCAGGGTCAGGAATGCTGGCGCCATCTTCGTGGGGGCCTGGAGCTCCGAGCCCCTGGGCGACTATGTTGCCGGTCCCAACCACACGCTTCCGACCGGCGGAACCGCACGCTTCTCGAACCCCCTGGGCGTCTACGACTTCACCAAGCGCTCGAGCGTCATCGGCTACAGTCCCGAGGGCCTGGCCGTCGACGGTCCCGCCGTTCAGGCCATGGCGCAGGCCGAGGGCCTATGGGCGCATGCCCTCTCCGTGGGCATGCGCCGCAAGCTGCTGGCGGAGGGGGGCGAGAAGTTCGCCGATCCTGCCGCAGCATGCGCTGATGCCATGGCGACCGCCTGGCCACGCAGGCTCAGCGAGCCTGGCGTGCCCAGGCCCTCCGGTGGCCCCGCATAG
- the hisG gene encoding ATP phosphoribosyltransferase, which translates to MTVRTPRGFRDILPTEALARERIRAQARACFAGHGYLPVEPPLIEDRSSLEQGGRMQDSPFQLFDADGSLLVLRPDLTLPIARMVSARFSDADLPVRLRYEAPVVREGSALGGQPRQFTQMGVELFGDTDASPEVEVMSLLAESLDALGVPAWRISCGSVSPLTALLDACAPSKAFCEEVLRLVHGSDLVGLDELVAAAEGLPRAAARALHRICRLAGGVQVIDEVDALLAEAGIARGHRGTAQLRELACGLPGLVADGRLSFDFSIINSFDYYTGIVFKAYSEATTASIASGGRYDAVLANLGRPGVASCGFALSLERTQEVLGEQGESGVVSARAGNAERPLRIAVPKGGLLKDAIRLLEEAGLPVAELREPGRRLVIPAGGVEYVIVRAQDAPAFVGHGGADCGICGNDSIIEAGIDVLQLVDLGFGACRFVVAEPRSKAGAAEGAYAWRGTVRVATKYPRITQGYYDSIGQQVDIVSLHGNIELGPLVGMTDRLVDIAATGTTLRENDLVIVDEVMECTARFFASPAAYRSDERIRDLAGRLARACACARLGAEGEE; encoded by the coding sequence TTGACCGTACGGACGCCAAGGGGCTTTCGTGACATCCTGCCTACCGAGGCGCTCGCCCGCGAGCGCATCCGCGCACAGGCGCGCGCATGCTTTGCGGGACATGGCTACCTGCCCGTCGAGCCTCCGCTCATCGAGGACCGCAGCTCCCTCGAGCAAGGCGGTCGCATGCAGGACTCCCCGTTCCAGCTGTTCGATGCCGACGGCAGCCTGCTGGTCCTGCGTCCCGACCTCACGCTTCCCATCGCGCGCATGGTGTCGGCCCGCTTCTCGGACGCCGACCTGCCCGTGCGCCTGCGCTACGAGGCGCCCGTCGTGCGCGAGGGGTCCGCACTGGGGGGCCAGCCGCGCCAGTTCACCCAGATGGGCGTCGAGCTCTTCGGTGATACGGACGCGAGCCCCGAGGTGGAGGTCATGTCCCTGCTCGCGGAGTCCCTCGATGCCCTGGGCGTCCCCGCGTGGCGCATCTCCTGCGGGTCCGTGTCGCCCCTGACTGCCCTCCTGGACGCCTGCGCCCCGAGCAAGGCGTTCTGCGAGGAGGTGTTGCGTCTTGTTCACGGCTCGGACCTCGTGGGCCTCGACGAGCTGGTGGCCGCGGCGGAGGGCCTTCCTCGCGCCGCCGCCCGTGCCCTCCACAGGATCTGCCGCCTTGCCGGGGGCGTCCAGGTCATCGACGAGGTCGACGCCCTTCTGGCGGAGGCCGGCATCGCAAGGGGCCATCGCGGCACGGCACAGCTTCGCGAGCTCGCCTGCGGCCTGCCGGGGCTGGTTGCTGACGGGCGCCTGTCCTTCGACTTCTCGATCATCAACTCGTTCGACTACTACACGGGCATCGTCTTCAAGGCCTACTCCGAGGCCACGACGGCCTCCATCGCCTCGGGTGGCCGCTATGACGCGGTGCTCGCCAATCTCGGCAGGCCTGGCGTGGCCTCCTGCGGCTTTGCCCTCTCGCTCGAGCGCACCCAGGAGGTCTTGGGCGAGCAGGGGGAGTCCGGCGTCGTCTCGGCGCGTGCCGGCAACGCCGAGCGGCCCCTGAGGATTGCCGTCCCGAAGGGCGGCCTCCTCAAGGATGCCATCCGTCTTCTCGAGGAGGCGGGCCTTCCCGTGGCCGAGCTCCGCGAACCTGGCCGCCGCCTCGTCATCCCCGCAGGCGGCGTGGAGTACGTCATCGTGCGCGCGCAGGACGCGCCGGCCTTCGTCGGCCATGGCGGCGCGGACTGCGGCATCTGCGGGAACGACTCGATCATCGAGGCCGGCATCGACGTGTTGCAGCTGGTGGACCTGGGCTTCGGCGCCTGCCGCTTTGTGGTGGCAGAGCCCCGCTCGAAGGCGGGTGCCGCCGAGGGCGCCTATGCCTGGCGCGGCACGGTGCGCGTCGCCACCAAGTACCCGCGGATCACGCAGGGCTACTACGACTCCATCGGGCAACAGGTCGACATCGTCTCCCTGCACGGCAACATAGAGCTGGGCCCCCTCGTCGGCATGACCGACCGCCTGGTCGACATCGCCGCGACGGGAACCACGCTGCGCGAGAACGACCTCGTGATCGTCGACGAGGTCATGGAGTGCACGGCGCGCTTCTTTGCCAGCCCGGCCGCCTATCGCTCCGACGAGCGCATTCGCGACCTCGCGGGGCGCCTTGCGCGTGCCTGCGCCTGCGCCCGTCTGGGTGCCGAGGGTGAGGAGTGA
- the murJ gene encoding murein biosynthesis integral membrane protein MurJ, whose product MAPKGEPSRARTQQGAWGGASPEETMLYVRLADQVSRGDTSQAMPASDAPASVRGDGGSPADGGSAERDREADRSAQVGRNTALMSVLVVISRLTGFLRTWGQAYALGVTVTASCYSVANNLPNQLYELVVGGMLVTAFLPVYLSVKKRYGREGASAYTSNLVSLVCILMGAVTVLGLVFAYQVVFTQSFSASDAFDSDLAVYFFRFFVIEVVLYSLSSIFSGVLNAERDYFWSSAAPIFNNFVTTASFFAYAFLVGENPQLALLLLALGNPLGVAVQVVMQMPSLRRHGIRLRFHVDLHDPAIKDTLSIGIPSLVVMLCSFVTVSVQTSSALFVAAEGASVSYYARLWYTLPYAILAVPITTAMFTELSDDVARGDMDSYRRGVSSGTSKILFFMIPFGMYLVQFSFPLITLLAAGNFTSDQIGMTANYLSALAVGLPVYAVCMYLQKVCSSLRKMRLYATSNVIAALIQVAACIFLTPVVGLWMVAFSSFLYFAAVDVVTFAMLKRHLGHVGLVGIVGSALRALAFGVAGVAASAVLLNLTTLGNYVERLSVSGALLYIVCGGVPALVVTYGLAALTHAPEMDVARRIFGRLLRR is encoded by the coding sequence ATGGCACCGAAGGGCGAGCCGTCCCGCGCACGCACCCAGCAGGGCGCATGGGGCGGGGCGTCCCCCGAGGAGACGATGCTCTACGTCAGGCTTGCCGACCAGGTCTCGCGAGGGGATACGTCCCAGGCGATGCCGGCGTCCGACGCGCCTGCCTCCGTGCGCGGGGATGGGGGGAGCCCTGCCGACGGGGGATCGGCCGAGAGGGACCGTGAGGCGGACCGTTCGGCCCAGGTGGGACGCAACACGGCCCTCATGAGCGTCCTCGTCGTCATCAGCCGCCTCACGGGCTTCCTGCGCACCTGGGGACAGGCGTACGCCCTGGGCGTCACCGTCACGGCGTCGTGCTACTCGGTCGCCAACAACCTACCCAACCAGCTCTACGAGCTCGTCGTCGGCGGCATGCTCGTCACGGCCTTCCTGCCGGTCTACCTCTCAGTCAAGAAGAGGTACGGTCGCGAGGGGGCGAGTGCCTACACCTCGAACCTCGTGTCGCTCGTGTGCATACTCATGGGCGCCGTCACGGTCCTGGGCCTGGTCTTTGCCTACCAGGTGGTGTTCACCCAGTCCTTCTCGGCCAGCGATGCGTTCGACAGCGACCTTGCGGTCTACTTCTTCCGCTTCTTCGTGATCGAGGTCGTCCTCTACTCGCTGAGCTCCATCTTCTCGGGTGTCCTCAACGCCGAGCGCGACTACTTCTGGAGCAGTGCGGCCCCCATCTTCAACAACTTCGTCACCACGGCGTCGTTCTTTGCCTATGCCTTCCTGGTTGGCGAGAACCCCCAGCTCGCGCTCCTGCTGCTGGCACTTGGCAACCCCCTGGGCGTCGCGGTCCAGGTCGTCATGCAGATGCCCTCGCTGAGGAGGCACGGCATCCGGCTGCGCTTCCACGTCGACCTTCATGACCCCGCCATCAAGGACACGCTCTCCATCGGCATACCGTCGCTCGTGGTCATGCTCTGCTCGTTCGTGACCGTGTCGGTCCAGACCAGCTCAGCGCTCTTCGTCGCGGCCGAGGGGGCGTCCGTCTCGTACTACGCGCGCCTCTGGTACACGCTGCCCTACGCCATACTCGCGGTGCCCATCACCACGGCCATGTTCACCGAGCTCTCCGACGACGTCGCACGGGGCGACATGGACTCCTACCGACGGGGCGTCTCGTCGGGGACCAGCAAGATCCTGTTCTTCATGATTCCGTTCGGCATGTACCTCGTCCAGTTCTCGTTCCCGCTCATCACCCTGCTCGCCGCAGGCAACTTCACGTCCGACCAGATCGGCATGACGGCGAACTACCTCTCGGCGCTCGCCGTCGGGCTGCCCGTGTATGCGGTCTGCATGTACCTCCAGAAGGTCTGCTCGTCACTGCGGAAGATGAGGCTGTACGCGACCTCCAACGTCATCGCAGCCCTCATCCAAGTCGCCGCCTGCATCTTCCTCACGCCTGTCGTCGGGCTCTGGATGGTGGCCTTCTCGTCCTTCCTGTACTTCGCGGCGGTCGACGTCGTGACCTTTGCGATGCTCAAGCGCCACCTGGGCCACGTCGGGCTCGTGGGGATCGTCGGCTCCGCGCTCCGCGCGCTGGCGTTCGGCGTGGCGGGCGTAGCGGCCTCTGCCGTGCTGCTGAACCTTACGACCCTCGGCAACTACGTCGAGCGCCTTTCCGTCTCCGGCGCGCTGCTCTACATCGTCTGTGGCGGCGTCCCCGCGCTCGTCGTGACCTATGGCTTGGCAGCGCTCACCCACGCGCCCGAGATGGACGTCGCGCGCCGCATCTTCGGGCGCCTCCTCCGCCGCTAG
- the ybaK gene encoding Cys-tRNA(Pro) deacylase yields MARRDKVQKTNAMRELERGGVPYSVRSYDVDGEDLSTGVGVRISRMLGEDPDSAFKTLVTTTPAGGHVVCCVPVAAELDLKKAAAAAGEKSLAMLHVRDLEPTTGYVRGGCTPVGMRRRLPTLIDETAQLFEEIGISGGRRGLSLRLDPEALARFIGATFADICR; encoded by the coding sequence ATGGCGCGCCGCGACAAGGTCCAGAAGACCAACGCCATGCGCGAGCTCGAGCGGGGAGGTGTCCCGTACTCCGTGCGGAGTTACGATGTCGACGGCGAGGACCTCTCCACGGGCGTGGGCGTACGCATCTCTCGAATGTTGGGGGAGGACCCCGACAGCGCGTTCAAGACGCTCGTGACCACGACGCCTGCGGGCGGGCATGTGGTCTGCTGCGTCCCTGTGGCGGCGGAGCTCGACCTCAAGAAGGCCGCTGCTGCGGCAGGGGAGAAGTCGCTCGCGATGCTGCACGTCAGGGACCTCGAGCCCACGACGGGCTACGTCCGCGGCGGCTGTACTCCCGTGGGCATGAGGAGGCGCCTTCCCACGCTGATCGACGAGACGGCCCAGCTCTTCGAGGAGATCGGCATCTCGGGTGGGCGGCGGGGCCTGTCGCTGCGCCTCGATCCCGAGGCGCTCGCCCGCTTCATCGGGGCGACGTTCGCCGACATCTGCCGGTAG